The Syntrophales bacterium genome includes a window with the following:
- a CDS encoding DUF2958 domain-containing protein: MWNEPTKERLAEIPGLYETENVSTMDKLIYLHFFIGGSDWYIAEYDEENDLFWGFAILNGDYQMAEWGYISFEELKQIRIEPLGLEIDCEIETVWRVRKASEIEEIRKGNRWR, from the coding sequence ATGTGGAACGAACCAACAAAAGAGAGGTTGGCAGAAATCCCCGGCCTGTATGAAACCGAGAACGTCTCCACCATGGACAAGCTCATCTATCTGCACTTCTTTATCGGAGGCAGTGATTGGTACATCGCTGAATATGATGAGGAGAATGACCTGTTCTGGGGATTTGCAATTCTAAACGGTGATTATCAAATGGCCGAATGGGGCTACATTTCATTTGAAGAATTGAAACAGATCAGGATCGAACCTCTTGGACTTGAGATTGATTGTGAAATTGAAACAGTCTGGCGGGTTCGCAAAGCCTCAGAGATAGAGGAAATAAGGAAAGGAAATAGGTGGAGGTAA